The Silene latifolia isolate original U9 population unplaced genomic scaffold, ASM4854445v1 scaffold_159, whole genome shotgun sequence genome window below encodes:
- the LOC141637983 gene encoding protein-tyrosine sulfotransferase-like — protein MSDYAPSRISVFLGCLIVWTYVYWLYSWFLFVYVSLILMTLLHLSLCDVHEAMKQSSFLCSWGLLDIAYLSVEAYMQIDAILSRDARLLKKQNHVGHNDSYEMGDMAMPLHQYINDPIALDIVHNGATFQIAGLTNNSYMAESHEVRACIRKHPALGDSVLDVAKRRLDHMLYVGVTEDHKESATVFAHVVGAQLFLHWFTNAEQHSPPTEFDSENSLKNSQNGEIPSGILSSDIAEDTNNADTSKSKMTVKKLMKSYEVCISRLLKNQALLRMNDLSRISPVNFTNEARLQVPESVINQIISLNKLDMELYKYAQDIFSQQRTNTVQNLMQESEEIISDSQ, from the exons ATGAGCGATTATGCACCCTCTAGGATTTCTGTGTTTCTTGGTTGTCTAATTGTGTGGACTTATGTGTACTGGCTTTACAGTTGGTTTCTGTTTGTATATGTTTCACTTATTTTAATGACTTTGTTGCATCTTAGTCTTTGTGATGTTCATGAAGCGATGAAACAATCGTCTTTCCTATGCAGTTGGGGTTTGCTAGATATTGCATATCTTAGTGTGGAAGCGTATATGCAAATTGATGCAATTCTTTCT AGAGATGCTAGGCTACTTAAGAAGCAAAATCATGTTGGGCATAATGATTCATATGAGATGGGAGATATGGCTATGCCACTGCACCAGTACATCAATGATCCAATAGCTTTGGACATTGTTCACAATGGAGCGACTTTTCAG ATTGCAGGACTGACAAATAACTCCTATATGGCAGAGTCACATGAAGTACGTGCCTGTATCCGAAAGCATCCTGCTCTGGGCGATTCTGTGCTAGATGTGGCAAAG AGGAGGTTGGATCATATGTTGTATGTTGGAGTGACCGAAGACCACAAAGAATCGGCAACGGTATTTGCACACGTGGTTGGTGCACAG TTGTTCTTACACTGGTTTACTAATGCAGAACAGCACTCTCCTCCTACAGAATTTGATTCAGAAAATAGCCTTAAG AATAGCCAAAATGGTGAAATTCCAAGTGGAATACTTTCATCTGACATAGCTGAAGATACCAACAATGCAGATACCAGCAAAAGT AAGATGACTGTTAAAAAACTTATGAAATCTTATGAAGTCTGCATTAGTCGTTTACTAAAGAATCAGGCACTTTTGCGAATGAATGATTTGTCGAGAATTTCCCCTGTTAACTTTACAAATGAG GCACGCCTTCAGGTACCTGAATCAGTCATTAATCAGATTATATCTCTAAATAAGCTTGATATGGAGCTTTATAAGTATGCTCAGGACATCTTTTCCCAGCAACGTACAAACACAGTTCAGAATCTG ATGCAGGAGAGTGAAGAGATCATCTCAGACTCTCAGTGA
- the LOC141637986 gene encoding septin and tuftelin-interacting protein 1 homolog 1-like — protein MDEYQEMEKFGLDKDFEGGQFIGGEFYYKKRKDKAVQSRDDVLYGVFASGSSDSDDYDDDDGKRKKRKKGGFVKKADYSKPVNFISIGAVAPTEEAEKEEKNEGFTPNGLGSGLGFAPSGSGAGVGSGGLGLGFGGKGLGMEEGEEKVEVEDEEAFLPTAFGKKIKEAAEKRREKAKISEGSASGKSKLGEARRGVEPSGDGVGGFEAHTKGIGWKLLKEMGYKGGGLGRNAQGIVAPIEAKLRPKNMGMGFNDYEESKSVPKVVDISQQIEAKAKSVSVKKPENLWKKQARTRNKERGNIITPDELLAMKAEAEGPPLVLQKVVDMRGPQVRVLTNLENLNAEEKARDSDVPMPELQHNIRLLVDLIELDIQKLDKDLSNQKESVVVLQMEKEMLQKKATQEKKQIDNMEEILKILDTVEEEHISGRLTLEILAKFVAELQRMYVQEYKICNLSSIACSYALPLLIRVFQGWDPLQNPSYGVDVITLWKSLLQEDEQHEIFEDAAAPYSQLVNEVVFPAVRIAGINTWQARDPEPMLRFLELWEKLLPSSVLQSLLDMIVMPKLSEAVKSWDPLRETIPIHVWIHPWLPLLGQKLESLYQAIRVTLGNALQHWHPGDTSAYTILSPWKTVFDAASWEQLIFRSILPKLITVMQEFQVNPANQKLDQFYAVMAWASAVPIHHMVSLLEIHFFSKWHQVLYHWLCSSPNFEEVMQWYLGWKELIPSELLANERVRHQLNVGLDMMNRAVEGLEVVQPGVKENISFLRAREQRQFEAQIKAGLAQQQAAAADGVPEMSLKEVIEAYAQEHGLLFTPKPGRLHNHHQVYSFGSVSVVVDSLNQKVLAQVQGQWSLVSLEQLVQMQNIPGPRRR, from the coding sequence ATGGATGAGTATCAGGAGATGGAAAAGTTTGGGTTAGATAAGGATTTTGAAGGAGGGCAGTTTATAGGAGGTGAATTTTATTACAAAAAGCGAAAAGATAAAGCGGTTCAATCTAGAGATGATGTTCTCTATGGTGTTTTTGCATCGGGTAGTTCTGATtcagatgattatgatgatgatgatggcaaAAGGAAGAAGAGAAAGAAGGGTGGTTTTGTTAAAAAGGCGGATTATTCGAAACCTGTTAATTTCATTTCTATTGGTGCTGTTGCGCCTACTGAGGAGGCGGAAAAAGAGGAAAAGAATGAGGGTTTTACTCCTAATGGTTTGGGTTCTGGGCTAGGGTTTGCTCCTAGTGGTTCGGGTGCTGGAGTGGGGTCTGgcgggttagggttagggtttgggGGCAAGGGGTTAGGGATGGAGGAGGGGGAGGAGAAGGTTGAGGTTGAGGATGAGGAGGCGTTTTTGCCTACGGCTTTTGGGAAGAAGATTAAGGAAGCTGCGGAGAAAAGGAGGGAGAAGGCGAAGATAAGTGAGGGTAGTGCAAGTGGGAAGTCAAAATTAGGAGAGGCGAGGAGAGGGGTTGAACCGTCGGGGGATGGGGTCGGGGGATTTGAGGCGCATACAAAAGGTATTGGGTGGAAGTTGCTTAAGGAAATGGGGTATAAGGGTGGTGGATTAGGAAGGAATGCACAAGGTATTGTTGCCCCAATTGAGGCAAAGTTAAGGCCGAAGAATATGGGGATGGGTTTTAACGACTACGAGGAGAGCAAGAGCGTGCCGAAAGTGGTTGATATATCTCAACAGATTGAAGCAAAGGCAAAGTCAGTTTCGGTTAAGAAGCCGGAAAATCTTTGGAAGAAGCAAGCTCGTACGCGTAATAAGGAGAGGGGAAATATAATTACCCCAGACGAGTTGCTGGCTATGAAGGCAGAGGCAGAAGGACCACCATTGGTGCTTCAAAAGGTAGTTGATATGAGAGGTCCCCAGGTTCGAGTTTTGACGAATCTAGAAAACCTGAATGCCGAGGAGAAGGCTAGGGACAGTGATGTACCCATGCCTGAGCTGCAGCACAACATCAGATTGCTAGTGGACTTAATAGAGCTTGATATACAAAAGTTAGACAAGGATTTGAGTAATCAGAAGGAGTCTGTAGTCGTGCTTCAGATGGAGAAGGAAATGCTCCAAAAGAAGGCAACACAGGAAAAGAAGCAAATCGATAACATGGAAGAAATTTTGAAGATTTTGGATACTGTTGAGGAGGAGCATATTTCAGGAAGATTAACTTTGGAAATTCTTGCGAAGTTTGTGGCAGAATTGCAGAGGATGTATGTCCAGGAGTACAAGATATGTAACTTGTCTAGTATCGCATGTTCATATGCACTTCCTTTGTTGATTCGAGTGTTCCAAGGATGGGATCCTCTCCAAAACCCATCATATGGAGTTGATGTAATAACATTGTGGAAGAGCTTGTTACAAGAAGATGAACAACATGAGATATTTGAGGATGCAGCTGCCCCTTATTCTCAGTTGGTCAATGAAGTTGTGTTTCCTGCAGTCAGAATTGCTGGTATAAACACATGGCAAGCTAGAGATCCGGAACCTATGCTTCGATTCCTCGAGTTATGGGAAAAGTTGCTACCATCGTCAGTTCTTCAGTCTCTACTTGATATGATTGTGATGCCAAAGTTATCTGAAGCTGTAAAATCCTGGGACCCTCTTCGGGAAACGATTCCAATTCATGTTTGGATTCATCCTTGGCTTCCGCTACTTGGACAGAAATTGGAAAGTCTCTATCAGGCCATCCGTGTGACATTAGGAAATGCCCTCCAACATTGGCACCCCGGTGATACGTCCGCCTACACCATTCTATCACCCTGGAAGACAGTATTTGATGCTGCCAGTTGGGAACAACTTATTTTCAGGTCCATTCTTCCTAAATTGATAACTGTTATGCAGGAATTCCAGGTTAATCCTGCGAATCAGAAGCTTGATCAGTTTTATGCTGTCATGGCATGGGCTTCGGCTGTGCCCATTCATCACATGGTCAGCTTGTTGGAGATTCACTTCTTCAGCAAATGGCATCAAGTTCTATATCATTGGCTATGTTCGAGTCCGAACTTTGAGGAGGTTATGCAATGGTATCTTGGATGGAAAGAGCTTATCCCATCTGAACTTTTGGCTAATGAGCGTGTCCGTCACCAACTCAATGTTGGCCTTGATATGATGAACCGTGCTGTGGAAGGCTTGGAGGTGGTGCAGCCTGGCGTGAAAGAAAACATAAGCTTCCTAAGGGCCCGTGAGCAGAGACAATTTGAGGCTCAGATAAAAGCCGGACTTGCTCAACAGCAAGCTGCTGCTGCAGATGGTGTGCCTGAAATGAGCTTGAAGGAAGTTATAGAGGCTTATGCGCAGGAGCATGGGTTGTTGTTTACACCCAAACCTGGAAGATTACACAATCATCATCAAGTATACAGCTTTGGAAGCGTGAGTGTAGTCGTGGACTCTTTAAATCAGAAGGTCTTAGCACAAGTCCAGGGACAATGGTCTTTGGTATCTCTTGAGCAGCTTGTACAGATGCAGAACATTCCTGGACCCAGAAGGCGCTGA